The Rhodocytophaga rosea genome has a segment encoding these proteins:
- a CDS encoding ABC transporter permease: MSSKIEVEPLPVNTPAGAGRLPGPKKIILQFAPFFGLLSVFILFIILCPPEFYSFYNIKTIITQTVIVGIAAMGMTIVIISGGIDLSVGSQIALGTVVIATILNMGGNVPEAGVGISFLAAIGGIAACAVCGWLIGLTTSRLKIVPFIITLGMMQIARGIAKWIGKEQTVSTPANGLQKLMLLDPEPGWLIFAPGVWMTILLVAFTAILLKYTVFGRYIFAIGSNEKTARLCGINISLNRIAIYTLSSMFVGISSIMQYSNLTVGDPTAAAGMELDIIAAVVIGGGSLSGGEGSAMGSIIGALIMAVLRNGCNMLGVPNFVQEVIIGVIIIGAVAIDRLKHRIKA, from the coding sequence ATGTCTTCAAAAATAGAAGTAGAGCCATTACCAGTAAATACACCAGCAGGCGCCGGACGATTGCCAGGACCTAAAAAGATCATTCTCCAGTTTGCTCCGTTTTTTGGATTGCTTTCGGTGTTTATCCTGTTTATTATTCTCTGTCCACCTGAGTTTTACAGCTTTTATAATATAAAAACCATTATTACGCAAACGGTTATTGTGGGTATTGCTGCAATGGGCATGACCATTGTGATTATTTCCGGTGGCATCGACCTGAGTGTAGGTTCGCAGATCGCACTGGGCACCGTGGTCATTGCAACCATACTTAACATGGGGGGTAATGTACCGGAAGCAGGCGTGGGGATTTCATTTTTGGCAGCCATTGGTGGCATTGCTGCTTGTGCGGTTTGTGGCTGGCTGATCGGTCTTACTACTTCCAGGCTTAAAATTGTACCTTTTATTATCACGCTGGGTATGATGCAAATTGCCAGGGGTATTGCCAAATGGATTGGAAAAGAACAAACCGTGAGTACACCTGCCAATGGCCTGCAAAAACTCATGCTACTCGACCCTGAACCAGGCTGGCTCATTTTTGCTCCCGGTGTATGGATGACCATTTTGCTGGTAGCCTTTACCGCTATTCTGTTAAAGTATACTGTTTTTGGCCGATATATTTTTGCAATTGGTTCTAATGAAAAAACAGCCCGCTTGTGTGGAATTAATATTTCACTTAACCGTATTGCTATTTACACCCTCAGTTCCATGTTTGTCGGGATATCTTCCATTATGCAGTACAGCAACCTGACGGTAGGCGACCCTACAGCAGCTGCCGGTATGGAACTCGATATTATTGCAGCGGTGGTAATTGGAGGAGGCTCATTGAGTGGAGGCGAAGGAAGTGCCATGGGCTCTATTATTGGCGCACTCATTATGGCGGTACTGCGCAACGGCTGTAATATGCTGGGTGTGCCTAACTTTGTACAGGAGGTAATTATCGGCGTAATTATCATCGGCGCTGTAGCCATTGACCGGCTCAAACACCGCATTAAAGCATAA
- a CDS encoding TonB-dependent receptor → MKKYTFLFLGFLYLCFNVHAQTIITGKVLDAQTQEPVEAAQLYTPNLILLGTTNAEGNFEIRTDTLISSFTVNSLGYTPQTIQIKAGQTYIEIRLQESIRTLNEVVVTGYETNRKLIETAGSIALLSNVDLQRFSNTSLLPAVNTVPGVRMEERSPGSYRLSIRGSLIRAPFGVRNVKVYWNDIPFTDPGGNTYLNLMDFNAIQNMEIIKGPAGSIYGAGTGGTVLLQSLAKGENKPGVQVSGIVGSYGLKGLQTLVQTDGDTPLVAGYSRLESDGYREQSAMRRDMFHFYYQPFKSEKRTIQVSGFYSDLYYQTPGGLTRAQFQQNPRLSRPAAGPNRSSIEQKAAIYNKTFFVGASQQYTFNSKFSNSTSIYATSGKFENPFISNYERRAEQGFGGRTKFAYVQDLGNTTIKYTAGAEFQTYFASDRVYGNNLGQPDTLQFDDEIGATQYFIFAQAELELPHDIVLTAGASYNRLTYNLLRLSGVPPFQQQDRKFSPVVSPRIALLKNWHDRFALHGSIGFGYSPPAITEVRPSEATFNTGLKPEIGVNYELGFRGSLLQNRYSFDLTGFSLQLRETIVRRSTDSGAEYFINAGATSQKGIELANSFALVNNPAQIISGVRLLLNYTFNDFKYKNYQQNTTDFSGKKIAGVAPNIVVAGIDVQSKPGFYANITYTYTDIIPLNDANSENAVDYTLLSGRIGWKKQFNLVELQAYAGIDNALNTRYSLGNDLNAFGNRFFNPAADRNYYGGVSVKYLFKARD, encoded by the coding sequence ATGAAAAAATATACTTTTCTGTTCCTTGGATTTCTTTATTTGTGTTTCAATGTACATGCGCAGACTATTATTACCGGAAAAGTACTAGATGCACAAACGCAAGAACCAGTAGAAGCAGCACAATTATATACACCTAATTTGATTTTACTGGGAACGACCAATGCCGAAGGTAATTTTGAGATCCGGACAGATACGCTTATCTCATCATTTACGGTAAATAGCCTGGGATATACACCGCAAACTATACAGATTAAGGCAGGCCAAACATATATAGAAATCCGTTTACAAGAATCTATTCGTACGCTGAATGAAGTAGTGGTGACCGGCTACGAAACCAACCGCAAGTTAATAGAGACAGCTGGTTCTATAGCCTTACTTTCCAATGTAGACCTGCAACGATTCAGCAATACTTCCCTGCTTCCGGCGGTTAATACGGTTCCTGGGGTGCGGATGGAAGAACGTTCGCCGGGAAGTTACCGCCTTTCGATCCGGGGAAGCCTCATCCGGGCTCCGTTTGGGGTGCGGAATGTAAAAGTATACTGGAACGATATTCCTTTTACCGACCCTGGCGGCAATACCTATCTGAACCTGATGGATTTTAATGCCATTCAGAATATGGAAATCATCAAAGGTCCAGCCGGAAGTATTTACGGCGCCGGTACTGGGGGAACGGTATTGCTGCAAAGTTTGGCAAAAGGAGAAAATAAGCCTGGTGTGCAGGTTTCTGGTATTGTGGGATCTTACGGGTTAAAAGGATTGCAAACGCTGGTGCAAACGGATGGAGATACACCATTAGTGGCCGGATATTCCCGTTTAGAGTCAGATGGGTATAGAGAGCAGAGTGCCATGCGCAGAGATATGTTTCATTTTTATTACCAGCCGTTCAAAAGCGAAAAAAGAACGATACAGGTAAGCGGATTTTATTCAGATTTGTACTACCAGACCCCAGGCGGCCTCACCAGGGCACAATTTCAGCAGAATCCCAGGCTTTCCAGACCGGCAGCCGGCCCGAACCGGAGCAGTATTGAACAGAAAGCGGCTATTTATAATAAAACTTTTTTTGTAGGTGCTTCCCAGCAATATACCTTTAACAGCAAATTCAGCAATAGTACTTCTATCTATGCTACCTCCGGAAAATTTGAAAATCCATTTATTTCCAATTATGAACGCAGAGCCGAACAAGGATTTGGCGGCCGTACCAAATTTGCTTATGTACAAGACTTAGGAAATACTACTATCAAATATACGGCTGGCGCCGAATTCCAGACCTATTTTGCCTCCGACCGGGTATATGGAAATAACCTGGGGCAACCAGATACCCTGCAATTCGACGATGAAATTGGTGCTACCCAGTATTTTATTTTTGCCCAGGCTGAACTGGAATTGCCCCATGATATTGTATTGACCGCCGGAGCAAGTTACAACCGACTTACATATAATCTGCTTCGGTTATCCGGAGTGCCGCCATTTCAGCAGCAGGACCGTAAGTTCAGCCCGGTGGTTTCTCCCAGAATCGCCCTGCTCAAAAACTGGCACGACCGTTTTGCGCTACATGGAAGTATTGGGTTTGGCTATTCACCACCAGCAATTACAGAAGTCCGTCCTTCTGAAGCTACTTTTAATACTGGCCTGAAACCTGAAATTGGCGTGAATTATGAACTTGGCTTCCGGGGAAGTTTGCTGCAAAACAGGTATTCTTTTGATCTTACTGGTTTCTCCTTGCAACTCCGGGAAACGATCGTACGCCGGTCTACAGATAGCGGAGCGGAGTATTTTATAAATGCTGGCGCTACTTCACAAAAAGGAATTGAACTGGCCAACTCATTTGCACTGGTAAACAATCCGGCACAAATTATTTCCGGCGTTCGGCTGCTACTGAATTATACGTTTAATGATTTCAAATACAAAAACTATCAGCAAAATACCACTGATTTTTCAGGAAAAAAGATTGCCGGTGTAGCCCCAAATATAGTAGTAGCAGGTATTGACGTACAATCTAAACCTGGGTTTTATGCCAATATCACTTATACTTATACCGATATCATTCCGCTCAACGATGCCAATTCCGAGAATGCTGTAGATTATACCTTACTCAGTGGCCGCATTGGCTGGAAAAAGCAGTTCAATCTGGTCGAATTACAGGCTTATGCCGGTATAGATAATGCATTAAATACCCGCTACAGTCTGGGAAATGACCTGAATGCCTTTGGAAACAGATTTTTCAATCCGGCGGCTGACCGGAATTATTATGGAGGAGTATCAGTGAAATACCTGTTTAAAGCCAGAGACTGA
- a CDS encoding DoxX family protein: MKSYATHAQLYLRLALGIGFLNAVLDRFGWLGAPGENNVAWGNWNNFLDYTYVLLPFLSRPLSDIMGWMATIAEVLFGVLLMVGYQTRLMALGSFVLTLLFALSMALTLGIRAPLNYSVFAVSAGSLLLAAFPAYSYSIDSLLTAKKSKIFS, from the coding sequence ATGAAGTCTTACGCCACACATGCCCAGTTGTATTTGCGTCTTGCCCTGGGAATCGGATTTTTGAACGCGGTACTAGACCGGTTTGGCTGGTTAGGCGCTCCGGGAGAAAACAATGTAGCCTGGGGAAACTGGAACAATTTTCTGGATTATACCTATGTGTTACTTCCCTTTCTGAGCAGGCCGCTATCTGATATAATGGGCTGGATGGCAACGATTGCTGAAGTGCTGTTTGGCGTATTGCTGATGGTCGGATATCAGACAAGACTTATGGCTTTAGGCAGTTTTGTGCTAACGCTGCTGTTTGCCTTATCTATGGCTCTCACCTTAGGTATCAGGGCCCCTTTGAATTATTCAGTATTTGCCGTGAGTGCCGGTTCGCTGTTATTAGCTGCATTTCCAGCCTATTCTTACAGCATTGATTCTCTGCTTACCGCCAAAAAAAGTAAAATATTTTCTTAA
- a CDS encoding DMT family protein: MKGVYSILLLILSNIFMTLAWYGHLQFKHISWLKGLGLVAVIMISWGLAFFEYIFQVPANKIGYRDNGGPFSLFELKTIQEAVSLIVFILITVFVFRTEKMAWNHMVGFLLIVLAVFFIFKKW; this comes from the coding sequence ATGAAAGGCGTTTATTCCATCCTGCTGTTGATCCTATCCAATATATTTATGACTTTAGCCTGGTATGGACATTTGCAGTTTAAACATATTTCCTGGCTCAAAGGCCTGGGTCTGGTAGCAGTGATCATGATCAGCTGGGGACTGGCTTTTTTCGAATATATCTTTCAGGTGCCTGCCAATAAAATTGGCTACCGCGACAATGGAGGGCCGTTTTCATTGTTTGAGTTAAAAACCATCCAGGAAGCCGTTTCACTGATTGTGTTTATCCTGATCACCGTTTTTGTGTTCCGCACAGAAAAAATGGCCTGGAACCATATGGTTGGCTTTCTGCTGATTGTGCTGGCAGTTTTTTTTATCTTCAAAAAATGGTAA
- a CDS encoding NAD(P)/FAD-dependent oxidoreductase, which produces MKTLTFPSFINFLAQEETLLSPEPVRKNTLAVTESSVQQLNKVPSPTSKKHIVIVGGGFAGLNLIQHLYKNTHYRITLVDKNNYNFFNPLLYQVATGFLEPASISYPFRKLFRNKGITFRMAELVRINPQSQTIQLSDGELQYDYLVLAAGAKTNFFGNETIEKNAISLKGMDDAIYMRNELIKTLEKAAIEKDPIERKKLLTMVVVGGGPTGVEVAGMLAEMKNFILTKEYPELAGAGGQIIIVDAMPHLLAPMSEKTHTETYEALVELGVRVKLNTRVVNFENDQVQFSDGEVMESKTLIWAAGITAHTFEGIPETSLGAGKRIVTDEFNQIKGLKNVYAIGDISIQQTDPVYPKGHPQLAQVAIQQGTTLARNLKAMSKNKKLKPFHYFDRGDMAIVGRHHAVADLFKHKLHLNGFLGLLSWLFIHLVSLVNYNNKIKTLYGWVVAYLTRDQALRMIFKPANHKESV; this is translated from the coding sequence ATGAAAACGCTAACATTCCCCTCTTTTATAAATTTTCTGGCGCAGGAAGAAACTTTGCTTTCGCCAGAACCTGTCCGGAAAAATACTTTGGCTGTTACTGAATCATCTGTACAACAACTCAATAAAGTACCGTCACCTACTTCTAAAAAACATATTGTGATCGTAGGCGGAGGGTTTGCCGGTTTAAATCTGATCCAGCATTTATATAAGAACACCCATTACCGCATTACGCTGGTAGATAAAAATAACTATAATTTTTTCAATCCGCTGCTCTATCAGGTGGCTACCGGTTTTCTGGAACCTGCCAGCATCAGTTATCCGTTCCGTAAACTGTTCCGCAATAAGGGAATCACTTTCCGGATGGCTGAACTGGTTCGTATAAATCCCCAAAGCCAGACAATTCAGTTAAGTGACGGTGAACTACAGTATGATTATCTTGTACTGGCGGCCGGGGCTAAAACTAATTTTTTCGGAAATGAAACCATTGAGAAAAATGCCATTTCCCTGAAAGGAATGGATGATGCCATTTATATGCGAAATGAACTGATTAAAACCCTGGAAAAAGCCGCCATTGAAAAAGATCCCATCGAACGCAAAAAACTCCTGACTATGGTTGTAGTAGGTGGTGGTCCTACAGGTGTGGAAGTGGCCGGTATGCTGGCTGAAATGAAAAACTTTATTCTGACAAAGGAGTATCCGGAACTAGCCGGAGCCGGAGGACAAATTATAATTGTGGATGCAATGCCTCACTTGCTGGCACCCATGAGTGAAAAAACCCATACAGAAACCTACGAAGCGCTGGTTGAATTAGGTGTCAGGGTAAAGCTGAATACACGGGTGGTAAATTTTGAGAACGACCAGGTACAGTTTTCCGATGGCGAAGTTATGGAATCAAAAACATTGATATGGGCGGCTGGTATTACAGCTCATACGTTTGAAGGTATTCCGGAAACCAGCCTTGGCGCAGGAAAACGGATTGTTACCGACGAATTTAACCAGATAAAAGGCCTCAAAAATGTATATGCCATTGGTGACATCAGCATTCAACAAACTGACCCGGTATATCCGAAAGGGCATCCGCAGCTGGCACAGGTCGCTATTCAGCAGGGAACTACCCTGGCCAGAAATTTAAAAGCTATGTCAAAAAACAAAAAATTAAAACCCTTTCACTATTTTGACCGGGGCGATATGGCAATCGTTGGCCGTCACCATGCTGTAGCCGACCTGTTTAAGCATAAACTGCATCTGAATGGTTTTCTAGGACTGCTCAGCTGGCTGTTTATTCACCTGGTTTCTCTGGTCAACTATAATAATAAGATAAAAACTCTCTATGGATGGGTAGTTGCCTATCTCACCAGAGACCAGGCGCTCCGGATGATTTTTAAGCCGGCCAACCACAAAGAATCTGTTTAA
- a CDS encoding Crp/Fnr family transcriptional regulator: MCKQLLDHLSKFVHLDITEQDILQSYLQVTTISRKDFLLKEGQVCSGMYFVLEGCFRLYSVTDSGAEQILQFGIENWWISDYRSFENRVPSPYYIQAVEDSQVVVISSEVYEELFHKIPKLERYFRLMMQRAYTAALRKMELFLSESAEARYQQFSKNFPDFVQRIPQYMLASFLGFTPEFLSMLRAKNRRSVS, from the coding sequence ATGTGTAAACAACTGCTCGATCACCTGTCAAAATTTGTACATCTGGATATAACAGAGCAGGATATACTCCAATCCTATTTACAGGTAACCACCATTTCCAGAAAAGACTTTCTCTTAAAAGAAGGACAGGTCTGCTCAGGGATGTATTTTGTGCTGGAAGGCTGTTTCCGTTTGTACTCAGTCACTGATAGTGGGGCAGAACAGATTTTACAATTCGGCATAGAAAACTGGTGGATCAGCGATTACCGTAGTTTTGAAAACAGAGTTCCTTCTCCCTATTATATACAGGCCGTAGAAGATTCACAAGTAGTTGTAATTTCCAGCGAGGTATATGAGGAATTATTTCACAAAATTCCTAAGCTGGAGCGCTATTTCCGGCTGATGATGCAACGGGCTTATACAGCTGCTTTGCGGAAAATGGAATTGTTTCTGAGTGAATCTGCAGAGGCAAGGTATCAGCAGTTCAGTAAAAATTTTCCGGATTTTGTGCAGCGGATTCCGCAATATATGCTGGCTTCTTTTCTGGGTTTTACCCCTGAATTTCTGAGTATGCTGCGGGCTAAAAACAGGCGAAGCGTTTCTTAA
- a CDS encoding sensor histidine kinase has translation MDLRGVFKGYTIYWIVLLITFLLIGNIYLIYQNSETIRRNVAIYEEAEKIKVNTTEVIRNLHLIDMMLRSYALTNNNDFLETADSCIQNKDIIYSSLENSLHKQGYDMEKFTSMREGVYKYYTVIDDMKTHLLKGEKEKFSEILKPDPGFSAWTAFNSFSKDVNDFENNIKQQAYAEYLEAVRNSYLLQIILFFLAVPTLAFMAYHARRDFYLSEKLRQSTEENYTIVAEQNEMLERMVRERTKEVVEQNKMIGAQYEEITARNEQLELHQREIEARRNELGEQYAALQEANKIIEQQHHEIQSKHDELAREVERQTYDLKQTNLELIEYNRSLEQFAYIISHNLRGPMARLTGLASILEMAQNDSEAKSIIGMMVKSTHDLDQVIKDLTMILEVQKTGSQMLSEIKLDALVDKATTILTAEIQETGALIKRELGAKSVYSLAPYLESIIYNLFSNAIKYRHPNRRPEISITSVRENGYTRIDVGDNGLGMDLKTYKNNLFNLYKRFHFHVEGKGLGLYLVKTQIMALGGKIEVKSEPEQGTIFSLFLKNA, from the coding sequence ATGGACCTGAGAGGAGTTTTTAAAGGCTATACCATTTACTGGATTGTACTTCTCATCACCTTTTTACTGATCGGAAACATCTACCTCATTTATCAGAACAGTGAGACCATCAGACGAAATGTAGCCATCTATGAGGAAGCAGAAAAAATAAAGGTAAATACCACAGAAGTAATCAGAAATCTGCACCTGATCGACATGATGCTGCGGAGTTATGCGCTGACGAATAACAATGATTTTTTAGAAACAGCAGATAGTTGCATTCAAAATAAGGACATTATCTATTCCAGTCTGGAAAACTCGCTTCATAAGCAGGGGTATGACATGGAAAAATTCACCTCCATGCGGGAAGGGGTTTATAAGTATTATACCGTTATCGATGACATGAAAACCCATCTATTAAAGGGTGAAAAGGAAAAATTTTCAGAAATACTTAAACCTGATCCTGGATTTAGTGCCTGGACAGCTTTTAATTCCTTTAGTAAGGATGTAAATGATTTTGAGAATAATATAAAGCAGCAAGCCTATGCAGAATATCTGGAAGCTGTCCGCAATAGTTATTTGCTTCAGATTATTCTCTTCTTTCTGGCAGTTCCTACGCTCGCCTTTATGGCCTATCATGCGAGACGGGATTTTTACCTGTCTGAAAAACTCCGGCAATCTACTGAGGAAAACTATACAATTGTGGCCGAACAAAATGAAATGCTCGAACGGATGGTGAGAGAGCGCACCAAAGAAGTGGTCGAGCAAAATAAAATGATAGGTGCCCAGTATGAGGAAATTACCGCTCGCAATGAGCAGCTGGAATTGCACCAGAGAGAAATAGAAGCACGTAGAAATGAATTGGGTGAGCAATATGCAGCTTTGCAGGAAGCCAACAAAATTATTGAGCAGCAACACCACGAAATTCAATCCAAACACGATGAACTGGCCAGGGAAGTAGAGAGGCAGACGTATGATTTAAAACAAACCAATCTGGAACTGATTGAATACAACCGGAGCCTGGAACAGTTTGCCTACATTATTTCTCATAACCTGAGAGGTCCGATGGCCCGGTTAACTGGCCTGGCTTCTATTCTTGAAATGGCTCAAAATGATTCAGAAGCCAAATCAATTATCGGGATGATGGTGAAGTCTACCCACGATCTCGATCAGGTGATTAAAGACCTTACCATGATTCTGGAAGTACAAAAGACCGGTTCGCAGATGCTGAGCGAAATTAAGCTGGATGCGCTTGTAGATAAGGCAACTACTATCCTTACGGCTGAAATTCAGGAGACCGGCGCTTTAATAAAAAGAGAATTAGGCGCAAAATCCGTTTACTCACTGGCTCCTTACCTGGAGAGCATTATATATAATCTGTTTAGCAACGCCATCAAATACCGCCATCCCAACAGGCGTCCTGAAATTTCTATCACTTCTGTACGCGAAAATGGCTATACCAGAATCGATGTAGGAGATAATGGCCTCGGAATGGACTTGAAAACTTATAAAAACAATTTATTCAATCTCTATAAACGTTTTCATTTTCATGTGGAAGGAAAAGGCCTTGGATTATATCTGGTAAAAACGCAAATCATGGCTTTAGGCGGAAAAATCGAAGTTAAAAGCGAACCCGAACAAGGTACTATTTTTTCCCTTTTTCTGAAAAACGCATAA
- a CDS encoding enoyl-ACP reductase FabI, with translation MAYNLLQGKKGIISGALDEKSIAWKIALKAKEEGATFTLTNAPIAMRMGQINKLAEACGAEIIPADATLVEDIEKLYTRSMEVLGGKVDFVLHSIGMSPNVRKGRSYGDLNYEWFLKSLDISALSFHKMLQVAEKLDAINEYGSVVGLSYIASQRTFPDYSDMAQAKAVLESIARSYGYRYGKLKKVRVNTVSQSPTKTTAGTGVGGFDAFFDYADKMSPLGNASAEECADYVISLFSDLTRKVTMQNLYHDGGFSSSGISEEIVEKMRQ, from the coding sequence ATGGCTTATAATTTATTACAAGGAAAAAAAGGTATTATTTCCGGCGCCCTGGATGAAAAATCTATTGCCTGGAAAATCGCTCTGAAAGCAAAAGAAGAAGGTGCTACATTTACCCTCACCAATGCGCCTATCGCTATGCGGATGGGTCAGATCAATAAACTGGCTGAAGCGTGTGGGGCCGAAATCATTCCGGCGGATGCAACCTTGGTAGAGGATATCGAAAAATTATACACACGCTCGATGGAAGTGCTGGGCGGAAAAGTAGATTTTGTGCTCCACTCCATTGGCATGAGTCCGAATGTGCGGAAAGGCCGCTCCTATGGTGATTTAAATTATGAATGGTTCCTCAAAAGCCTGGATATTTCTGCCTTGTCTTTTCATAAAATGCTGCAGGTGGCTGAAAAACTGGATGCTATCAATGAATATGGTTCGGTAGTAGGCTTATCCTATATTGCGTCTCAACGTACGTTTCCCGATTATTCGGATATGGCCCAGGCAAAAGCAGTGCTCGAATCCATTGCCCGCAGTTATGGCTACCGCTATGGCAAACTGAAAAAAGTACGGGTTAATACCGTATCCCAGTCCCCCACCAAAACAACAGCAGGTACTGGTGTTGGCGGCTTTGATGCTTTCTTTGACTATGCCGATAAAATGTCTCCCCTGGGTAATGCCTCTGCCGAAGAATGTGCCGACTATGTAATTAGTCTCTTCTCTGATCTCACCCGCAAAGTGACCATGCAAAACCTGTATCACGATGGAGGTTTTTCCTCCTCTGGTATTTCGGAAGAGATTGTAGAGAAAATGAGACAATAG
- a CDS encoding NADPH-dependent FMN reductase: MITIICGTNRANSISKIISLHYQQLLARHQVESIILDLRDLPPDFTHTALYSNSGKNPAFNELRKLIEQSDKFVFVVPEYNGSYPGVLKAFIDGLKYPSSLNNKKAALVGLSSGVQGGAAALSHLSDVLSYLGMDMIGLRVKLSRIEANMTDNQITNPIYNQLLESQVQKLIAF; encoded by the coding sequence ATGATCACGATCATCTGCGGCACGAACCGGGCAAACTCTATTTCTAAAATTATTTCTTTACATTATCAGCAACTCCTGGCCAGACATCAGGTAGAAAGTATTATTCTCGACTTGAGAGACCTCCCTCCCGATTTTACACATACTGCCTTATACAGCAATTCCGGCAAAAATCCGGCATTCAACGAACTCCGGAAACTCATTGAACAAAGCGATAAATTTGTATTTGTAGTGCCGGAATACAATGGTTCCTATCCGGGAGTGCTCAAGGCTTTTATTGACGGCCTGAAATACCCCAGCTCGTTGAATAATAAAAAAGCAGCGCTGGTCGGACTATCTTCCGGCGTACAAGGTGGTGCTGCTGCCCTGAGCCACCTGAGCGATGTACTGAGCTACCTGGGCATGGATATGATCGGTTTACGGGTAAAACTGTCCAGAATCGAAGCCAACATGACGGATAACCAGATTACCAATCCTATCTATAACCAGCTACTGGAAAGCCAGGTACAAAAACTGATCGCCTTCTAA
- a CDS encoding carboxymuconolactone decarboxylase family protein, with protein MNSRIVMKEVEPKAYETMFSFEKYLSRTKLTPIQKHLIKIRASQINGCAFCIDMHTKEARVLGETEQRIYALNAWRETPYFTEVERAILALTEEITLIHQKVSDETYANAARLLDEVSLAQIIMAIIGINAWNRIAISTHMMPPLD; from the coding sequence ATGAACTCTCGAATAGTAATGAAAGAAGTAGAGCCAAAAGCCTACGAAACGATGTTCTCCTTTGAAAAATACCTGAGCAGAACTAAACTGACACCCATTCAAAAACATCTGATTAAAATCAGAGCTTCCCAGATCAATGGGTGTGCATTTTGTATCGACATGCACACCAAAGAAGCCAGGGTATTAGGCGAAACCGAACAACGGATTTATGCCCTTAATGCCTGGCGTGAAACACCTTATTTTACTGAAGTTGAACGGGCCATTTTAGCGCTTACCGAAGAGATTACGCTTATTCATCAGAAAGTTTCCGATGAAACTTATGCCAATGCTGCCAGATTATTAGATGAAGTGAGTTTAGCACAAATTATTATGGCGATTATTGGAATTAATGCCTGGAACCGTATTGCAATCAGCACACACATGATGCCGCCACTGGATTAA